AGTCATCCAGCTGAAGGCACTGGATATGGCCAAAGAGCTGAACATACCCACAAGCAAGGCCTCTCATTTCTTGTTTCGCTGCATGCTGACACGCTTGCCTGTTGATTTCTTAGAAGTGGCCGCTTTGATGCAGCGTAGGAATAATACGGTGTAAtggattagcattatgctacaGAACAAGTCCTCCAACTTCATGGAGAAACTGCTGTCTTTTCAGCACTATGTGATTGGCCTAAAGAAAAAACATTCATAACCCCTGGATCAGATAGGTAATGCGGATCAAACACTTGTGTTTTTTGACATGCCACCATCTGTCACTGTACgtaaaaaaaaaggtgagaAATCAGTCATTGAGAGTTCTACTGGAAACGTAAtggtatgtttttttgtttgtttgtttgttttttaatgtgatTGTTGGTATATTTTACCAGTATTTAtcaatttcaatataaaaattaaaataggaaaaatattcaataggaaaattattttcaaataaaataattttctttataAAAGGCAAGATTAGGTTCTCAAAAAGCCTTTTTCCAAAAGGAACCCTAAGGTGCTTTCATCAAGCATGTACACTGAAAGACACAAATGGTTTGGTATAACTCCTtccaaacaaagacaaaactatTTAATCGATTTACAAGCCAAACAAAACTGGCAAAAGCACTACAAATAAACTTTACAAGTACCAACCTCCTTCCTGGTACAGCTAATGGGGTGCTTCCCGTCCGTGTGAGATTTTGATCTGAGTGGTTGGATGAGGAAGAGCTTGAGGACTTAAAGGACCCCAGAGGACTAGCCTCAGTGATTACATTAGGTATTCGCTCCTCTGAAGTGATTGGTCGGTTCCAAAGCACAGAATTAGAAGACAATGGCATGCCTTTCCTCCTGTGATAAACACTAAATAAGTCAACAGCATTTAAAACCGCAATTGTTAAAACAACAATTATTTATTGCAATATAAAATGTGAACAAGAAACTgaaaataatgagttaatttctgtgattaaaattgattgtttaacgcattaaataataatataaacactttacaataaggtttcatttgtaaacattagttaactatattagttaacatgaactaacaatgaacaatacttctacagcatcttaatattaatttaaacatttatcaaaacattattaaaatcaaaagttgtatttgttaatgcactgtgaacaatacttttttgaaagcatttttactaacattaacaaagattaacaaatgatatcaaaaatgtattgttcaatgttagttcatgtaactaatgcattaactaatgttaacaaatgagtccttattgtaaagtgttaccataattaTGCAGCATCCATTTTTCCTCCACTACTGAGGGTACGCCAATATATTTTCTCCACTTTCTGTGGCAGAGGTTTAAGCTTACAGTAGAGTGAAGCAGACCTACAGAGGACAATTGGCAAGAGACCCATGTGTAACCACAGTCTCCATCTGGCCACCTGACTGATCCCGCCAGTGATCCTGCTTGTCTTACATAGGTGTAAGTGCATTCATACTAATAAGGTGCCATTAAAACTGCTTATTTTGTAAGCCCTACCCGCTAGAAGTATGTGGTCCAGTGGTAATTGGGTCTGTAGCTTCTGCATGTAGACTGGAGGGAGCAGATGTATCTTCTGTGATGAGAGAGAAATCACTGCTCAGACTTGTCACACTACCCCGATCTCTGGActctgagaaagaaagaaagaaagaaagaaagaaagaaagaaagaaagaaagaaagaaagaaagaaagaaagaaagaaagaaagaaagaaagaaagaaagaaagaaagaaagaaagaaagaaagaaagaaaataaaacagcatttagtctatttaaaaataaaaatcctgcAGGGACAACCACAAGCAGGAGGATCAAATACTATGACTATAACTAGATAGTTCTTATTATCACAGTATACATAAAGGTTTGTGAGTCTGCTGCTTGGCCACTGTAGTCAGAATATTCACTGAATCACTAATTTTAATGAAAGGATATTCTGAAAAACTGCAGAAATTTAGGAAAACAGGACTTACTTAACTGGCAGAGGTCATCAACTGTGAAGTCAGCATCTTTGAACTGAGAATTTTTTCTTCTGAATAGCAAAAAATAGGGAAAAAGTACAGCCACAAGATGCAATTATTTGGGTCCAAGTGCATTGAGAAATGGAACAAATATTACCTTAGTTTCCGAATTTAGCAGAACAGAATACATGTTTCACCAATTTGGTAAATCAAACTTTACGTTATGAAACAATTACAGAACCTATAAAGATGTTGAACTTACAGCCTGCCTTATTAGTGGAATTTGACAACATTTTGAGTGCAGTACAAGTGGAATGTATTTGCTAAACAATTTATAGAATTTTTTCCTGTGGGAATAATACATACAACATGTCACACCAATTAGACAAACTTTCTGGGAGgagtttgatttttatttataatgatctAATCTAAAGAAAGAGAAATCCATATGGCCATTTGATTTGGAGATACAGACAAATTTAGAGGAAGAAAAAGCCTTTGTCTATCATCAGGCTGGTGCAAATCAAATTACAAACAgaattttgtcaattttgtatattttgtttaGGTGTTATAGATGCTTTGTGATGTTAGGCAATGCCAATAACTGCTGATGGTCCTGTCGATATGCCAAATTCAAAGTTCAGCATGTATTTGATAATTACTGACCTATGTACTCCAAAGAATCTTCctccacagttttttttttttttttttttttttactttggcaAAAATCCAAAGACTAGTTTGCaaaatcttaaatattttataaaacttttaacCAACACCactggttcttgaggcaaagttcaTCTGTGGTACATGAAACAATTTGCCTGCATGTAAAACATTTCCagtgggtgttttttttttttttttccttccaaAATTTCCCACAGACCCCCAAAAGTCAAATAAGTCAACCACATTTTGTTTCCAAATGACCTTGTTCAAAAGCTACTATAAGTTGTTTGGTCAGCATTTTTTTCCAGATATTTGACTCTCATTATAGACTGGGGGCAACTCTGGGCCTAGAGATCCACTTTCCTGAACTTAGCTCAAACTAACCAAACACACATCAAAGTCATTGATTTGCTtgttcatctctctctctctctctctctctctctcacactctctctttcttgcgcgtgatcagttctccttgcacctgaatggtcaaatgcacacatagttgtcaaaatgtctatcgtgtggagtatctcaagtaaatacagtcggttatggcttaattGGACGTAAACATATGGgtgtatacatatacatatacatatatattattccCCCCAAAATCAAAATGAGAACCAACCTGTACTGAAATTACTGGTTACTGTTTTTTATTGCTAATACTGGATATCATATTTAAAATCATAAATAGCTTACCTTTGTTTTTTCTTGACTGAAAATGTCTCACAAACAATATGCTTCAGAAAATTgaagcaaaaaaagaaaatctaggagagaaaatatcaaaactcaaattgttttcatacaaaataaaattataaaaaaaacactcttgacttatatctatatctatatcttgacttatttatttataataaacataGCAATCAACATTTATACAATTCTCACACACGAACAATGTCTGGAAGATGCACACCAAACCATAATTACCATCTAAATCACATAGACTGTTACTccattcaaaagtaacagaTATTCTTGGCATAGGTTAAAAATAGGTGAAGTCTCACCTCCTCCCCCTTAGAGAGTCGGTCAGGCAACATGTGACTAGAAAACaaggacaaaaaataaaaatcaataagaATATTCTTATATTTTGTTGCATATCTAATGATGTTACAGCACTTCCTGCAGACACAGTTTCTTTTACCTGTagcaaaaatgtttatattcatGTTGTTGaacaaaatgtgaaaattaaatatatatatgtggtaAACATTGCTTGAAGATGCATTCATGTTTTGTGCTTATTGCttacaaaattcaaaattaatCAAAGGGAACACATGGTGCCAGGTAGCTTTATGGATTTCCTACAAATTAACGTCATAAAGCTGCTATTATAGTTATCTTATAATTTACTGAGTCACATTGCATACTGCATGTACCAGTCAAACAAGTGCCAAGAGATGAATGAGAATGTTAATGAATAGCTCTCTCCAGGTATATCAGAATTCCTTGCAGTGTTAGTTGTGTGCATTTAATAATAGCACGGTCGGTGTCTTCATGCATTAAATTAGTTGAGTTCAGTACTTTAGTAACATGAAAAGTTACCTTGtgtgatatattttatattttttctaatttttagaaaaaataacatgaaaCGAATTATCAGCTTATTGTTATGTGCCAGATGTTTAATATTGGTACATTCCAAGACACAGATGTGTAAGTGAAACAGGAATGAGACTAACCCAAAAAGAAACCAGTCATATGCGATAGTCAGGTAAAGGATCTCAGACGGCTCCAGACTGGCATGAATGGCACCGTCCTATGAAAATGCAAAATTAATTCAAACATTCAACTCTTAAAACGTAATAATTGCCCAACATtagccacaacacaaacaatGGTAAGGAAAAATAGAAGAAATGAGTGTAGTTAGCACTGTGGGGTGAATAAAGTTATAAAATGAGGACAGATGTAATGAGATACAGGAATGGATACTCACTGCCCACAAGGAAAGTCTGAGCAGGGACACAAAGAGGGGTGTCCTGTCCCAGCCTGATATACAGTGCACCAGTAAACCGTTCATATCTGTAACACACAACAGGCCACAACACACCAAACGGTTATCCAAAACTACACAGACAAGTAAAACCTGTCGTACAGTTTGGTGAGGACGTGTGTAAGGACAGAAGTTTACCATCAGAGTTGATGATGTGTAGAAGCAGTTTCAGATAGTTCTGAGTCTGCTGCACCAGGTCCCATGACTGAAAAATACAAAGGCCCTAATTAAATTTAAGAACATAAATCTGTGGATCACCATCCTGCATTctttattaacctttgttaGAGTATTAATCATTAAGCTACACTCTTTATGATAACAAtgacatttttcaaatttttcatttaattttgtgAAGACACCTAAAAGCTATCGGTCAATGCAATATTCTCCCTCTTtgttttaatatgtatttatatacacaccgatcaggcataacattatgaccaccttcctaatattgtgttggtcccacttttgttgccaaaacagccctgacacatcgaggcatggactccaccagacccctgaaggtgttctgtggtatctggcaccaagatttTAGCAGCAGATCCAATAAGTCCTGcaagttgcgaggtggggcctccatggatcggacttgtttgtttaGCACAtgccacagatgctcgattagattgagatctggggaatttggaggccaagtcaacacctcaaacttgttGTTATGCTCctaaaaccattcctgaaccatttttgctttgtggcaggccACAGCCAACAGGGaataccatttccatgaaagggtgtacatggccTGCAAccatgcttaggtaggtggtacatgtcaaagtaacatccacatggatggcaagacccaaggtttcccagcagaacattgcccaaagtaTCACACGGCCTCCGtcagcttgccttcttcccacagtgcatcctggtgccgtgtgttccccaggtaagcaaagcacacacacccggccatccatatgcaacaaactgtgatacacttgtgtattctgacacctttctatcagaactaGCATTAAcctcttgagcaatttgagctacagtagctcgtctgttggatcggaccacaaaggccagccttcgctcccaaTGTGCATCATTGAGCCTtggccacccatgaccctgtcgctagtgcaccactgttccttccttggaccacttttgatagatgcTGACCACTACAGACCGGGAACActccacaagagctgcagttttggagatgctctgacccagtcatcaATCCATCACACtatggcccttgtcaaactcactgcccatttttcctgcttctaacacataaACTTTAGGCAGCAATTGAACATTTTCTCCTCAAtgtatcccacccactaacaggtgccgtgatgaagagataaccagtgttattcacttcacctgtcagtggtcataatgttatgcctgatcggtgtatatccTTATACATGATATCAGTAAGCACTGTGCCTTGGCACCAATTACTAAACTGTTTTTGACAAAAACTCTACAAATTCACTCTCAAATGAtccaaaaagtattcttgcagGCAGTGTAGTTTGCTTCAACACATTTTTGGAATACGAAGCTGTCCAGCACACTGTATTTCCatctaaaagacaaaaaaaaagtaaataaagttGATGAGGAGCTCTGAGCACCTGGTATTCACTCCAGTTGATGTTGAGGTTACTTGTAAAGCGAATAGGAATTGTCAACGGAGCATCCACATAGTcctacaaacacacaaacaaccaAAAGTGATGGTCAGTGTAAAATCAACTTTATTTACTGAAACAGTTTCTGTTACCTTCTCTGTCCAAACAACAATCTAGCCTAATATGCTGACATATGAAAGTGACTTTTAGTGTTTGTACTTGGTACAGACCTGATTCCAGTTGAAGACAAGTCCTTCTGCTGTGTAATCTCTGTCTTTATATTCCCTGAAGAATTCACATCCTGAAAACAAGCACATGAAACTActactattaaaactacagtccATTGTAACGATTACTGCCACTGAATAAGCAAAATAGAACAAAACTTGTTCCTTTAAATGAAATCAGCACAAGCATAAAGTGAAGAGCAAAGGCAAGATCTAGACCTGGATAAGGCACAGAGAGTAGGGTGAAGTCAGAGTAGCGTTGGGCCTTGTCCACCTTTTCTGAGGAAGTCACACTGAAGACAAACACAAAATTGTAAAGAGAGTAAGAGATCACTGGAAAGGCATCTCATACACGTATGAATAAAATTGAAGTCAACACACACAGTCATATCATAATTAGCAGTGGCCAGGGTCCAAAATTAAATCCCACAAAGTGCAAAAAGTGGGTAAATTCTCCATTTGGCCAGGGAAATGATGAATTTCAGTGTTACTGTAAGGTAATAAGACCATTACAGATTCGTTGGATATGTGTGCTGTGGGGGTACAGAAAACCTTACAGAAGTTAAAACAATGTTAGCATGAAGacctatttgaaaaaaatggccACAGGGTAAAGTGCAGCAAGACAACTGCCAAGTTGTCAAAAATCTGGAAAGCAGCCGTGCATTTGTGCAGAGTGCATGTGCCGTTTAATGTGCTTGAGAGACGCATCTCTCAGTGCAAAACTtacattttactgttattttctATATTCTGTAAATGTTTCAAAATGAAGTCCAAAACAGTCTCTCATGACACCAAGTGAATTGTCTTTAAATTTCAAATGCCTTCCTGAGTGAGTGCACATGTACGTCAACTAGATGAAGCCAAAAATAGAAAGTACACCAAATTTATGTAAGAATGTATTTATAAGAACTGTAATGGGATTATAATAAAGAATCTCTTgcatttagaaaaataaataaaaggtgcATTCATGCCATTTCGGAATTAATATAATAACGAGTTTCCTACTTTTTGTAAAAAGTGTTCACGTCCTTGTAGAACTCATAATTACAACTTGTAAACTATGATTTTTCAGAGAGCTCTGTACCACATGGCAAATGTACCACATGGCTGCTGCAGATTCGTGCCATTGATAGTGTAGGCATTGAAATGCATAGCTCTAGAACATGCTGTCATCTCATATTTACATCTTGTATGAACATAGTATAAATGACAGTAACATGTTAACACATTCAGAGGTGTGAATGTGTGAGTTTCTGGAGATTATTCTTCCGCTTACCACTTGAAAACTGTGACTgtgcttttgtttttctgttttatctATAATGTAGTAATTGTCCTGCTGTGGGCAAACAAGCTATATTAAGTGTATATTgtaacatttatacatttaatctCTTTGGCAGATAATATAGAGCATATACAAAATAATTTCAGAATAAATTTAGAATCTATTTTCTTACAGTGTATGTTTAGAATTTGatttagaataaaaataaagatttcaaTGGTAATAGTTTTGCCACCTTGGCTGGTAGGCAAAAAGTTCATTTTGGACCCTGATATTTGGGTATGAATGCCCTACATTATTTATGGCAGACACCATTTACAAAAATTCAGAGAATGGTACATAATGTAAATTTTAACAGAAGCATTCTAACATGAATATAACAGAAGTTCACTCACTTGAGGCCAAACTTGACCTTCTTCTTCTCTACCATGAGGTCACAAATGTAGTGTACAGACAAATACTTCAACAGCTTAATGTCAGAGCCCCTAACCTTATCAAACAACTGTGAATCATTCctgtagaaagaaagaaagaaagaaagaaagaaagaaagaaagaaagaaagaaagaaagaaagaaagaaagaaagaaagaaagaaagaaagaaagaaagaaagaaagaaagaaagaaagaaagaaagaaagaaagaaagaaagaaagaaagaaagaaagaaagaaagaaattattctcacaaaacatacaaaaaattaGTTAATAATTCAAACATTTGGCTCCTTGTGAGATTGTGTTCCTTGCCAGCTTATCTTACCGAACTGCACAGTCATCCTCCAAAACCTCTTCAGCCTCACCCAAGGTGTCATCTGAACCCCCTGAAATAGTTTGAGATTAAACCTAATGCAATCCAACAAGTAATTTCCACAACTACATCTATACTGCCCCATAGTATAAGCTCTCCGAGTCAATTACTGTATCGTGAGAGGTTCAGACCATGTGGTTCAAATGTTTCAATAATCTCTAAAACGTATTAATGGGGGGCAGTAGTgacctaatggttagagagtcagacttgaTTCTGAAGGTTGTGGGTTTTATACTTAATACTGGAAGGAAAAATATAGGTGGGAAAGTGCAAGAACAGCGCTCTCTGTCATCCTCAgcaactgaggtgcccttgagcaaggcaccaaAGCCCCAGTCGCTACCCGATCTTGCCGCTGGAGGGCCACTACCTTGCAGAACattattaaacacacctgaaccagctaaacAAATGCTGTGTTCATTCCATGTCATAATTACTGTAAAGAAACCTCATGCTTTTTAATCGCTCTCgcagtactttgatgtcatacactgatcGGTTGCTGCTTCAAGTCGAACACCTGCCGTGTGGTCAGGTGGTACACACCTAAGGTCTTCAAGGTACTGTGCCTTGAAGACCTTAGGTGTGTACcgatgtggaatgacatgaaggtgagtaattaatgacagaattttcatttttgggtgaattaaccctttcaTGATTTCTAtatagaaacttccaggcaggtgtgttgatgGAAGTTGGAGCTAAAGTTTACAGGAGGTTGACCCTCCACAAGCAAGATCAGACCACTGCCAAATATGTGCTTGCACTGGTTCAGCGACTAGATATGAGCCTGTGCTACAAATACTACAACATTTTCATGCATATTCTATATTATTTTCACATAATCCCCAAATGTGAGAGATGCAGTGACAGTGGTGAACTGCTCCAACCAATCAAAGCACAAATGATAGAGGAGGTAGTGGGTGGAACatagggctgggtgatatggCAAAAGTGTAATCTCGATAATTTTTTCCCATATCGATCGATAACGCTATACATTTCGATATATAAACTGTTAATGCTGCCAGCTTTAAAAAGATTATTCCAACTATGACTGAAGCCACAAAAATTTGAGGGttcattaattacattttaaagtatagtttattaacaaaaacagATTACACATTTGGCCTTAAAAAATTAAGACAACTTACTTAGAGTGCgacttaattataaacaagcccgaaatacaccgggactcttattttgaaatgtctacacaattgcaggctgatccttcagattacagccgtctaaaacattttatataaaagccataaagtagacattgtaataattcatcaacccGAGTTCATTTGTGAAATATCCACCGCATCTCTGCAGCGCACGTGGGAATGTCAGcaggagtaaacagttctggcGCACACATAATGAGCAGGTACGAAACAGGTAGGGCGAGGGGAGATTTTCCACTAGTTAATTGATCgaggatggtttcattatcttgggcGGATACAAATATGAGATATGAGATAtgagaggataaaaataataaaagcataaatgtgtctccaaatatattTAGACGGCCGTTAATATACCTGGGTGGCCCGCCCAAGttaagtctatgtgtgggaagcactgtgaTGGAATAGGTTGGTTGAGTTGCCAGTCTTGTTTTTCACCGTCCGACGACATATTTTACAGATCGTTTTAATCTACGCCTGGTCGCTTTTCAAATAACCAAACCACTTCCATATAACTGAATTCTACTACCTTATTTGTTGACAATTTCATCTTTTTTGGATAACTCGAGGTTAGTTTCACTTTCGTCACTACTTCCACTCAGTTTTGTCGTCCTTGTGTCGAGCTTGCTTTACAAATTGCCGAAGGAAATTCACATCGTTCTTTGACGTGAACGTTTAAAGCTGCACGCTGATTGGCTGTTGTCGCATATTTCTGCTGTATGATTGGCTCTTATATTAATCCATATCGAGTAAAAATGCCTAGAGCTTATCATCGTTATTGACATATATTTTATCGCGATTCAATATGATATTGTTTATCGGCACAGCCCATAGGCACAGCCCTACATGATCAACACAATACAACTA
Above is a genomic segment from Chanodichthys erythropterus isolate Z2021 chromosome 21, ASM2448905v1, whole genome shotgun sequence containing:
- the mtmr14 gene encoding myotubularin-related protein 14 isoform X2, producing MMASRSEEITDLIYEFSKSQYRAKEVTPWVERVEKRYLELFDRDYKYSIIHNTNGEVCGHYPRKIVFLEYESSDNNKESFESTVQISKLQDLVNRSKMARCRGRFVCPVILYNGKHVCRSSTLAGWGELYGRTGYNYIFSGGSDDTLGEAEEVLEDDCAVRNDSQLFDKVRGSDIKLLKYLSVHYICDLMVEKKKVKFGLNVTSSEKVDKAQRYSDFTLLSVPYPGCEFFREYKDRDYTAEGLVFNWNQDYVDAPLTIPIRFTSNLNINWSEYQSWDLVQQTQNYLKLLLHIINSDDMNGLLVHCISGWDRTPLFVSLLRLSLWADGAIHASLEPSEILYLTIAYDWFLFGHMLPDRLSKGEEIFFFCFNFLKHIVCETFSVKKKQRRKNSQFKDADFTVDDLCQLKSRDRGSVTSLSSDFSLITEDTSAPSSLHAEATDPITTGPHTSSGRKGMPLSSNSVLWNRPITSEERIPNVITEASPLGSFKSSSSSSSNHSDQNLTRTGSTPLAVPGRRPMVEYARSGSSLSTDYGSWQIVSGCGSIHDLPPVPSESPLPFSFQDEGPSGRMCTFVPDRQVRLEAVRELFLSAYSSTVGLKSSSPSPSGAISGLLEQFARGVGLRGTNAII
- the mtmr14 gene encoding myotubularin-related protein 14 isoform X1, producing MMASRSEEITDLIYEFSKSQYRAKEVTPWVERVEKRYLELFDRDYKYSIIHNTNGEVCGHYPRKIVFLEYESSDNNKESFESTVQISKLQDLVNRSKMARCRGRFVCPVILYNGKHVCRSSTLAGWGELYGRTGYNYIFSGGSDDTLGEAEEVLEDDCAVRNDSQLFDKVRGSDIKLLKYLSVHYICDLMVEKKKVKFGLNVTSSEKVDKAQRYSDFTLLSVPYPGCEFFREYKDRDYTAEGLVFNWNQDYVDAPLTIPIRFTSNLNINWSEYQSWDLVQQTQNYLKLLLHIINSDDMNGLLVHCISGWDRTPLFVSLLRLSLWADGAIHASLEPSEILYLTIAYDWFLFGHMLPDRLSKGEEIFFFCFNFLKHIVCETFSVKKKQRRKNSQFKDADFTVDDLCQLKSRDRGSVTSLSSDFSLITEDTSAPSSLHAEATDPITTGPHTSSGVYHRRKGMPLSSNSVLWNRPITSEERIPNVITEASPLGSFKSSSSSSSNHSDQNLTRTGSTPLAVPGRRPMVEYARSGSSLSTDYGSWQIVSGCGSIHDLPPVPSESPLPFSFQDEGPSGRMCTFVPDRQVRLEAVRELFLSAYSSTVGLKSSSPSPSGAISGLLEQFARGVGLRGTNAII
- the mtmr14 gene encoding myotubularin-related protein 14 isoform X3 — its product is MARCRGRFVCPVILYNGKHVCRSSTLAGWGELYGRTGYNYIFSGGSDDTLGEAEEVLEDDCAVRNDSQLFDKVRGSDIKLLKYLSVHYICDLMVEKKKVKFGLNVTSSEKVDKAQRYSDFTLLSVPYPGCEFFREYKDRDYTAEGLVFNWNQDYVDAPLTIPIRFTSNLNINWSEYQSWDLVQQTQNYLKLLLHIINSDDMNGLLVHCISGWDRTPLFVSLLRLSLWADGAIHASLEPSEILYLTIAYDWFLFGHMLPDRLSKGEEIFFFCFNFLKHIVCETFSVKKKQRRKNSQFKDADFTVDDLCQLKSRDRGSVTSLSSDFSLITEDTSAPSSLHAEATDPITTGPHTSSGVYHRRKGMPLSSNSVLWNRPITSEERIPNVITEASPLGSFKSSSSSSSNHSDQNLTRTGSTPLAVPGRRPMVEYARSGSSLSTDYGSWQIVSGCGSIHDLPPVPSESPLPFSFQDEGPSGRMCTFVPDRQVRLEAVRELFLSAYSSTVGLKSSSPSPSGAISGLLEQFARGVGLRGTNAII